The genomic interval GATCATATTTTGTCAACAGAAAGGGAAGGACAAACGATATGGTAATGCAGAGATGGGTATCTGAATTTACCAACAAAAATGATATGTTTGAGGCAATTGCTAGAAATATAAAAAATAACCACAATATGTTTCATGATACGAAAGGAGGAATGATAAACATATCTCACGCAATTGAGCTTAATAAACCTAATTTCAGGGTATCACCAATAAATTTATCAGAAATGATAGCTATAGGTGGTGTGCAAGAGGTAGAAATCAGGAATAATTCGATTAGGGAAAGTATAGAACAAAGCACTATTGATCGTTTTGGAAAAGGACATAATAAGCCACATAGTGCTACAGTTAAGCTAGATATTTTAATTAAAGACTGGTATGGTGTAGATGAAGATGATTTCATGAATCTCAGACCAGCAGCACTTCTTGGACGAAAGGCAATTGCTGCTTTATGGGTGCTGCAACACCAAAGAGGTTACAAACCATTTATAAATGTTTATCATTATACTCACGATCTTAAAATTGTATTCTAATGCGAAAAATAATCTTCTCATTTGTTTTATTAGCGGGATATATTTTTGGATGTAAAAATAATGAGCCCGTTAAATTTATCAATGTTTATAAGGATTCTGGTTTTGATAATGATGCTGATTCATTAAAAAAAACAGGTTCTAAATTTGACATTTATTACGCTTATAATTATAATGATACTGATCTTAAACAGCTTGTTAGGATGCTGGATACGTTAAGTTTCGACACAACATATAGTTTTCATAATTATAGATTTTTAAAATATAATTCGAGTTTGCCTGATACAGCTAAATTAAAAAAAGCTATGAACAGGAAAACTAATAATGTTCAATTGGATATTGAGAGTCCTGGAAGTGCAAAATTCTACAAATATCAAATTTTGGATTTTATGTTTGTGAAACATTATATAAGTGAAGGGAGATCTTTTCCAGACAGCTATACGCTCACATTTAATGATAAAGGAACTATACACGCTGATCGAAAATATTTCTTGCGGGACGGTATTACTAAAAAACTAGTTGAAGTACAGCAAGATGTTGTAATGCCTGCACCAGTTATTCCTTAATTAGACTTAGGAAAAGGGCGTAAAATAAACTATGTCTACTTTGTTTTTTTTGACTTTCTGTTAATAGATAATATAAATTCTAAAATGCACTTATTTGGTGTAATATGGCAGTTTTAATAATATATCATTCATTTACTCTTAACATTGGAAAACTACTTTTGCCTCAGTAAAATATTTGGTTAGTATTTTATAGTTAGGTTTAGTTGATAAAAGAAATACCCGGGTGGATGTCCGGGTTTTTTTGTGCCTTTTTTTCTGGTAAAATATATTTAAACGGTGTGAGCATTAGCTGTTGTCAGCTAGTACATCTTTTTCCCTGAATGGTAAAGTCGTACAAATAATTAAACAGATTTTAGCCTCTTAAAATCAAAATAACCATTTAATGTACTTTGAATGAGCATAGTTAGTCTTTTTTTATATTTAATACTACTATTTCTATCTATAATATATATCTTTGAAATAAGAGACCCTGAAAACGTCTTTTAAACAAAACAATCCTTAACCAAGATTTATTGACATGCAAAGTTTTAGAACGGAGCTGGAGAACCCGGTAGTAGAAAAAGATATCATAGATCTTGAACAAAAGATCCGTGCCTTCCGTGAAGGAAAAATACACGACGAAAAGTTTCGCAGTCTGCGGCTTGCACGTGGTGTTTATGGTCAGCGGCAGCCGGGTGTACAAATGGTGCGTATTAAATTACCATTCGGAAAAGTCACCTTTAAACAATTATTGCGCATTGCCGATGTTTCTGATGAATACGGTAGCGGAAATTTGCATTTAACTACCAGGCAGGACATTCAGATTCACTATGTAAGTCTGGATCGTACACCTGAACTGTGGGCAGAACTGGAACGTGATGATATTACTTTACGTGAAGCTTGTGGTAATACGGTTAGAAATGTAACTTCTTCGCCTGATGCAGGAATCAACCCTGAAGAACTTTTCGATGTTTCTCCTTATGCACAGGCTGTATTTAAATATTTTTTAAGAAATCCTATTTGTCAGGAAATGGGCAGAAAGATCAAGATATCTTTTTCAGCAACAGAGAAAGATACCGCTTTCAGTTATATTCATGATTTAGGTTTCATTCCAAAACTGAATGAAAAAGGAGAGCGCGGATTTAAAGTCATGTTTGCTGGTGGTTTAGGTGCACAACCTTTTCTGGCCAGTGTAGTACATGATTTTTTGCCTGAAGATCAATTAATCCCTTATTCGGAATCTGTGTTAAGAGTCTTTGACCGGCATGGAGAAAGAACCAACAGAAATAAAGCAAGGCTGAAATATCTGGTTCAAAAACTGGGATTGGAAGAAGTAACCCGCTTAATTGCTGAAGAAGTTATTGCCAATAAATCAAAATCTTTTGAGGTTGATCTGGGTACAGTACCGCTTCCGGCTTTGCCAGAAGCTATTGCTGCAACTGATCAGCGTCCGGCAGATGAAACGCATTATAAACGATGGTTGGATACCAATGTATTCCCGCAAAAACAAAGTGGTTTTTATGGCGTATATATCAAAGTCCCGGTAGGTGATATCAAAACTGATAAAGCCCGGTTATTTGTGGCGGCTATACGTCCTTATGTAGCGGATGAAATCAGAATTACCCAGAACCAGGGTTTGTTATTAAAATTTGTCAGCGCAGAAGCATTGATCCCCTTGTACACCGTATTAAATGAGCTGGACTTTGCTGTTCCTGGATTTGATAGTGTGGGTGATATTACAACCTGCCCGGGTACAGATACTTGTAATCTGGGAATTGCAAACAGTATGTCTCTTGCGGCGGTGCTGGAAGGGGTAATTCACGAAGAATATCCTGATCTGATTTACGATAAAGATATTAAGATTAAAATTAGTGGCTGTATGAATTCATGTGGTCAGCACGGTCTGGCACACATTGGATTTCATGGAAGCTCTGTCAAAGCTAACGGAAAAGTTGTGCCTGCGGTACAGGTGATGATTGGTGGCGGAACAGTAGGCGATGGTGAAGGCCGGGTCGCTGAACGTGTAATCAAAGCGCCAACTAAACGTGCACCAGCTATTCTGCGCACAGTCTTGGATGACTATAGCACGAATTCCGGTGAGAATGAAAGTTTCCATCAGTATTACGATGCTAAGGGTAAAGATCATTTTTACCAGTTATTGAAACCACTGGCAGACCTTACTGCTTTAAAAGATGAAGAATATGTTGACTGGGGTCATGAAGAAACTTTTGTGACTGCGATTGGCGTAGGTGAATGTGCCGGTGTAGTGATTGATTTGGTAGCTACACTTTTACTCGAAGGAGAAGAAAAATTACTATGGGCAGATGCGGCTTTTGAAGGCAAAGCCTGGTCTGATGCGATTTATCATTCTTACAGTGTATTTGTGAATACTGCAAAAGCATTGTTACTGGATAAAAGTATCAGTAGTAGTACACAAACAGGTGTAATCAGAGAGTTTGATACCAATTTTGTAGAAACAGGTGAGGTAGTTTTACCTTCAACTTTTAACGAACTGGTATTGCAAATTAATAAAAATGAGCCTGCAGAAGAGTTTGCAACAGCTTATCTGGAACAGGCTAGACAATTTTATTCAGCAATGAGAGCGAAGAGGGAGGCGCAGGTAAATGTTAATTAATTCAGGAACAAAAAGAGAAATCAGAGAACCAAGAATTACGCTGGTGGGTGCAGGGCCGGGAGATCCGGAGCTGATCACCATGAAAGGTGCAAATGCATTGAAAGATGCAGATGTGGTTTTATATGATGCGTTGGTAAATGAAAAAGTATTAGCATACGCTGCTGCTGATGCTATCAAAGTATATGTTGGAAAACGTTCTGGTGAACATTCTTATTCACAAGAAGCGATCAATAAACTGATGGTGGACTATGCAATCAATTACGGGCATGTAGTACGTTTGAAAGGTGGCGATCCATTTGTATTTGGCCGTGGATATGAAGAGTTGAATTTTGCAGCAGGCTATAATATCCCGGCGCAAATGATTCCCGGATTGTCGAGTTCGATTGCTGTACCCGGTTTACAGCAGATCCCGGTTACACACCGCGGGTTAAGTGAAAGCTTTTGGGTAGTTACAGGATCTACGGCTTCCGGAGCAATCTCCAATGATCTTTATGAGGCTGTTCGCACTAAAGCAACAGTCGTTGTGTTGATGGGGCTGAACAAACTAAAGGAAATCGTCAAACTTTACAAGCAAGAGGGAAAAGCAAATTTACCTGTTGCTGTGATCCAAAGCGGTTCTACTGAAGAAGAAAAACTGGCCATCGGTATTGTGGATACGATTGAAGAAGTTGTACTGGAAAAAGGAATCGGGGCACCAGCCATTTTAGTATTTGGTGAAGTAGTTTCTTTACATCCTCAATTTCAGCCCATCAAGGATTTTTTTGCAGCCATTAAAGAAGAATCATAAACTGTGGAAGAATTAAAAGGCAATCAGCTATTTCCTGTTTTTTTAAAGCTCAACCAGTTGCATACGGTCATTATCGGAGCAGGGCCTGTAGGTCTTGAAAAGATGAATGCAGTGCTTGGTCAGAGTGAAAAGGCAGAAATTACCGTAATTGCTGAAGAGATAACAGGGGAAGTTTATGAACTCGCTAAACGGTTACCACAGGTTAAACTTTTGAAAAAAAGTTATGCAGCGACCGATCTCCATCAGGCAGATATTGTGATTGCTGCCACTAATAATAACGGATTAAATGAAGAAATCATACGTGATGCCCATGCGTTGAAATTACTGGTGAATGTGGCTGATAAGCCCGATTTATGTGATTTCTACCTGGGTTCTATCGTAAAAAAAGGAGATCTGAAAATTGCAATCTCTACCAATGGCAAATCACCAACCATTGCTAAAAGATTAAAAGAATTGTTTAATGATAACCTGCCAGCAGAACTGGATATTACTTTACAGCAAATGAGTTCATTTCGTAATACTTTACAAGGAGATTTCAGTTCGAAAGTAAAGAAGCTGAATGAAGTTAGTGCGGTACTGGTAGAACCTGCTGCCGGCAAATCTGTGGAAACTGGTCTCCAGAAAACTCCTTATCCTAAGTTCAAATGGCTGATCTGGTTAACAATTGTCTTATCAATTGCTGTGCTGATTGCTGTTTTCTGGCAAAGAGAACCTGAGTTTCAGGCTTATGTAGCGGAGATTAATCCGATGTTTTACTGGTTTTTAGCGGGAGGATTCATTTTTGCCATGGTAGATGGGGCTATAGGAATGTCTTATGGCGTTACTTCTACAGCTTTTTCATTGTCTATGGGGATTCCGCCAGCTTCGGCCAGTATGGGGGTCCACTTGTCTGAAGTATTGAGTAACGGAATAGCAGGCTGGATGCATTACCGGATGGGTAATATCAACTGGAAGCTGTTTAAATTACTGATTATTCCGGGAATCCTGGGTGCGGTAGCGGGTGCTTATTTATTGTCTTCATTGGAGCATTACGGGGCTTATATCAAACCATTTATCTCTTTATATACTTTAATACTGGGTGGGGTGATCCTTTCCAAAGCCTTTAACGTATCCAGAAAGAGGGTTGGCGGAAAGATTAAGAAGATTACTTTATTAGGTCTTTTCGGTGGTTTTATTGATGCAGTAGGTGGCGGCGGATGGGGTTCTATTGTTTTATCCAGCCTGATTGCTGGTGGCAGAAATGCCAGGTTCTCTCTGGGAACAGTAAAATTAACCCGTTTTTTTATCGCACTGATGAGCTCACTGACTTTTATCACCATGCTGAAGTCTGCACATTGGGAAGCAGTAGCGGGGTTGGTGATCGGCAGTGCCTTAGCTGCGCCGATAGCGGCAAAAGTTTCTAACCGTATTTCGGTTAAGAGCATTATGGTTGCTGTAGGGATTATCGTCATTGCCGTGAGTTTAAGAAGTATTATTATGTTTATTTTAAAAGTTATATAAAATGAAAGCGTACCTGGAAGAAATAGCTGTGCAGATTAAAGACATGGGCCCTGTGGAAACCCTGACTTTCCTTTCGCAGAAATTTGCGGGACAGATTACCTTTTCTACGAGTTTTGGATGGGAAGATCAGGTCATCACAGATTTGATATTTGCCAATGACCTGCCTATAAAGGTATTTACACTGGAAACCGGCCGTCTGTTTCCTGAAACGTATTATGTATGGAACAGAACGCTG from Pedobacter sp. WC2423 carries:
- the cobA gene encoding uroporphyrinogen-III C-methyltransferase — its product is MLINSGTKREIREPRITLVGAGPGDPELITMKGANALKDADVVLYDALVNEKVLAYAAADAIKVYVGKRSGEHSYSQEAINKLMVDYAINYGHVVRLKGGDPFVFGRGYEELNFAAGYNIPAQMIPGLSSSIAVPGLQQIPVTHRGLSESFWVVTGSTASGAISNDLYEAVRTKATVVVLMGLNKLKEIVKLYKQEGKANLPVAVIQSGSTEEEKLAIGIVDTIEEVVLEKGIGAPAILVFGEVVSLHPQFQPIKDFFAAIKEES
- a CDS encoding nitrite reductase, with translation MQSFRTELENPVVEKDIIDLEQKIRAFREGKIHDEKFRSLRLARGVYGQRQPGVQMVRIKLPFGKVTFKQLLRIADVSDEYGSGNLHLTTRQDIQIHYVSLDRTPELWAELERDDITLREACGNTVRNVTSSPDAGINPEELFDVSPYAQAVFKYFLRNPICQEMGRKIKISFSATEKDTAFSYIHDLGFIPKLNEKGERGFKVMFAGGLGAQPFLASVVHDFLPEDQLIPYSESVLRVFDRHGERTNRNKARLKYLVQKLGLEEVTRLIAEEVIANKSKSFEVDLGTVPLPALPEAIAATDQRPADETHYKRWLDTNVFPQKQSGFYGVYIKVPVGDIKTDKARLFVAAIRPYVADEIRITQNQGLLLKFVSAEALIPLYTVLNELDFAVPGFDSVGDITTCPGTDTCNLGIANSMSLAAVLEGVIHEEYPDLIYDKDIKIKISGCMNSCGQHGLAHIGFHGSSVKANGKVVPAVQVMIGGGTVGDGEGRVAERVIKAPTKRAPAILRTVLDDYSTNSGENESFHQYYDAKGKDHFYQLLKPLADLTALKDEEYVDWGHEETFVTAIGVGECAGVVIDLVATLLLEGEEKLLWADAAFEGKAWSDAIYHSYSVFVNTAKALLLDKSISSSTQTGVIREFDTNFVETGEVVLPSTFNELVLQINKNEPAEEFATAYLEQARQFYSAMRAKREAQVNVN
- a CDS encoding TSUP family transporter, giving the protein MEELKGNQLFPVFLKLNQLHTVIIGAGPVGLEKMNAVLGQSEKAEITVIAEEITGEVYELAKRLPQVKLLKKSYAATDLHQADIVIAATNNNGLNEEIIRDAHALKLLVNVADKPDLCDFYLGSIVKKGDLKIAISTNGKSPTIAKRLKELFNDNLPAELDITLQQMSSFRNTLQGDFSSKVKKLNEVSAVLVEPAAGKSVETGLQKTPYPKFKWLIWLTIVLSIAVLIAVFWQREPEFQAYVAEINPMFYWFLAGGFIFAMVDGAIGMSYGVTSTAFSLSMGIPPASASMGVHLSEVLSNGIAGWMHYRMGNINWKLFKLLIIPGILGAVAGAYLLSSLEHYGAYIKPFISLYTLILGGVILSKAFNVSRKRVGGKIKKITLLGLFGGFIDAVGGGGWGSIVLSSLIAGGRNARFSLGTVKLTRFFIALMSSLTFITMLKSAHWEAVAGLVIGSALAAPIAAKVSNRISVKSIMVAVGIIVIAVSLRSIIMFILKVI